One Oryza glaberrima chromosome 10, OglaRS2, whole genome shotgun sequence DNA segment encodes these proteins:
- the LOC127785673 gene encoding uncharacterized protein LOC127785673, with protein sequence MAAPPPPALEPEIGPDGLARENPVIAYTEKVILEEQLQLKKYIQENYSKIRDVEKELENLSLEMKLTAGPKKAALEHLRKKIEISTERIRLARVKEEQAKKAWEAAAQNVKDEENAKQNLCDDLNRLVQESAASQFSRLEELKKRLESLNPSRASVDVSGMNTAQHATTSSVPQQAAAQNPQNAPSPANNANHDSSGLSQQQRPADAERKRRPSQMGRGRGGVMILPKGRGSSGSGWTGAGFDVDGRT encoded by the exons atggcggcgccgcccccgccggcgcTGGAGCCGGAGATCGGCCCCGACGGCCTCGCCAGGGAGAACCCCGTCATCGCCTACACCGAGAAG GTGATTTTGGAGGAGCAgctgcagctgaagaa ATACATTCAGGAGAACTATTCCAAAATTCGTGATGTTGAAAAGGAGCTAGAGAATCTGAGTTTAGAAATGAAACTAACAGCTGGGCCAAAGAAAGCAG CACTTGAGCATTTAAGAAAAAAGATTGAAATATCAACAGAGAGAATACGGTTGGCTAGGGTGAAAGAGGAACAGGCAAAGAAG GCCTGGGAAGCTGCTGCACAAAATGTTAAAGATGAAGAGAATGCTAAGCAGAATCTATGTGATGATCTGAACCGGCTG GTCCAAGAGAGCGCCGCTTCCCAATTTTCAAGATTAGAGGAGCTAAAGAAGCGTTTAGAATCCCTAAATCCCAGTCGGGCTTCTGTTGATGTCTCT GGTATGAATACTGCACAGCATGCAACCACAAGTTCAGTGCCTCAGCAGGCTGCGGcacaaaatcctcaaaatgcaCCTAGCCCTGCAAATAATGCCAACCATGACTCCAGCGGACTATCCCAGCAGCAAAGACCTGCCGATGCAGAAAGGAAGAGAAGACCATCACAAATGGGACGGGGGAGAGGTGGTGTGATGATCCTCCCCAAGGGAAGAGGAAGTTCAGGGTCAGGATGGACAGGTGCTGGGTTTGATGTAGATGGCCGTACATGA